The following nucleotide sequence is from Coleofasciculus chthonoplastes PCC 7420.
ATGGCAAAAAAGTAGTCGTGGCATCCTCAGCTAGAACCGAAACCCTGACTCACTACAAAAAACTATTAGAGATTGAAGACTTAGTAGACGGTGCAACCTCTACAGACGATGTTGAAAAGTCAAAACCCCATCCCGACATCTTTCAAGCCGCATTAGATAAGCTGGATGGAGTGACTCCCCAAGACGCGATTGTGGTGGGGGATAGTCCTTATGATGCTCAAGCCGCCTGTAAAATAAATCTAGATGTCATTGGCGTGCTTTGCGGTGGTTTCTCAGAAGCTGAGTTAAAAGAAGCAGGCTGTATGAAAGTGTATCAAAATCCGGCGGATTTACTCGATAACTATCATCAGTCTCCTTTGGCTTAATGTCTCGCCATCACTGCAGTAATCTAAGCACGTCCACTTCGACGTGCGGTAATGCTAATGGCATAATTATACCCGTCGAATACTTAACCACAGATTGATAT
It contains:
- a CDS encoding HAD family hydrolase, which produces MPKAVIFDVDGTLVDSVDLHAQAWVKAFKQFGYDVPYDKIRHQIGKGSNYIIPVFIPQAEFERIGEDIATYRKEFYQENLLSQVRPFEGVRQLFERLKLDGKKVVVASSARTETLTHYKKLLEIEDLVDGATSTDDVEKSKPHPDIFQAALDKLDGVTPQDAIVVGDSPYDAQAACKINLDVIGVLCGGFSEAELKEAGCMKVYQNPADLLDNYHQSPLA